A genomic segment from Nitrosopumilus sp. K4 encodes:
- a CDS encoding SHOCT domain-containing protein has translation MSVNRHGLYSLFIGMMLVFSIIPAFGEVTKLSTNTESYLFGDNITFEGKVANGDTGIVTIVIRDSENNFVLLSQAIPESDYSFKKTIKINEKFTNSGIYNATGFIVNMTAGITTEFGISANDTTFTEEPRKEQTLTEKYTKTTPIIEEDIIIESKEPDFVDPQKDPKYYVDRYYNEPEYKSWFDRNYPDYTIEEAVGYDMQEKELADFVDPQKDPKYYVDRYYNEPEYKSWFDRNYPDYTIEEAVGYDMQEKELETAVEELINKEIIPKAEASSIVKPSSKADDNSDTAQIILAIGGLGILFGAVYGVKKKVDDNSKQISINKDTIRKRIINPLMGNNPYDILQTRLAKGEITLEEFDMLERKLNKKY, from the coding sequence ATGAGCGTAAATAGGCATGGGTTATACTCGCTATTCATTGGAATGATGTTGGTTTTTTCAATAATTCCAGCATTTGGTGAAGTAACAAAACTTTCAACAAACACTGAAAGTTATCTTTTTGGAGACAACATCACATTTGAGGGAAAAGTAGCAAATGGAGACACAGGAATAGTAACAATAGTGATTCGTGATTCTGAAAATAATTTTGTCTTGTTATCTCAAGCAATTCCAGAGTCAGATTATTCCTTTAAAAAAACAATCAAGATTAATGAAAAATTTACCAATTCAGGAATCTATAATGCAACAGGATTCATTGTCAACATGACTGCAGGAATCACAACAGAGTTTGGAATCTCTGCAAATGACACTACGTTTACAGAAGAGCCTAGAAAAGAACAAACATTAACAGAAAAATATACAAAAACAACACCCATAATTGAAGAAGACATAATCATCGAATCAAAGGAACCAGATTTTGTTGACCCGCAAAAAGATCCAAAATACTATGTGGACAGATACTATAACGAGCCAGAATACAAGTCATGGTTTGATAGAAACTATCCTGATTACACTATAGAAGAAGCAGTAGGATATGATATGCAAGAAAAGGAATTAGCTGATTTTGTTGACCCGCAAAAAGATCCAAAATACTATGTGGACAGATACTATAACGAGCCAGAATACAAGTCATGGTTTGATAGAAACTATCCTGATTACACTATAGAAGAAGCAGTAGGATATGATATGCAAGAAAAGGAATTAGAAACGGCCGTAGAAGAACTGATCAACAAAGAAATCATTCCCAAAGCTGAAGCATCATCAATTGTAAAGCCATCATCAAAAGCAGATGACAATTCAGATACTGCCCAAATAATTCTTGCAATAGGCGGACTAGGAATTTTGTTTGGGGCAGTATATGGAGTCAAAAAAAAAGTCGATGATAATTCAAAACAGATATCCATAAACAAAGATACAATTCGAAAAAGGATCATCAACCCTCTGATGGGTAATAACCCATACGATATTCTTCA